Proteins encoded by one window of Vibrio panuliri:
- the gluQRS gene encoding tRNA glutamyl-Q(34) synthetase GluQRS gives MYIGRFAPSPSGPLHFGSLIAALGSYFQAKANQGQWLVRIEDIDPPREMPGASELILRTLEAYQLEWDGEVVYQSQRHHLYQQQIDAWISSGQAYYCQCTRKAIKESGGYYLGTCRDKQLSNDTPSATRLRMTQPVYEFIDQKHGRLTIPHPLAEEDFIIKRRDGLFAYNLAVVLDDIDQGVTEVVRGADLIEPTGRQISLYKMLGQSPIHYLHLPLALDENGQKLSKQNHAPAIDNSNPKPALLEAMHFLGFQLDPHIEQGNLDEIIAWGVENWQICQLPNTTEITPRFSNRPR, from the coding sequence ATGTATATCGGTCGTTTCGCCCCTTCCCCTTCAGGCCCACTCCACTTTGGCTCGCTGATTGCAGCCTTAGGGAGTTACTTTCAAGCTAAAGCCAATCAAGGCCAATGGTTGGTTCGTATCGAAGATATTGACCCACCACGAGAAATGCCTGGCGCTTCAGAGCTTATCTTGCGCACTCTCGAAGCATACCAGCTCGAATGGGATGGCGAAGTGGTGTATCAGAGCCAGCGACACCACCTTTATCAACAGCAAATTGATGCTTGGATCAGCTCAGGTCAAGCCTACTACTGCCAATGTACCCGAAAAGCGATCAAAGAGAGTGGTGGTTACTACCTAGGTACTTGTCGAGACAAACAGTTAAGCAATGATACCCCGAGTGCCACTCGTCTACGCATGACTCAGCCTGTTTATGAGTTTATTGACCAAAAACATGGCCGGTTGACCATTCCTCATCCGCTCGCAGAGGAAGATTTCATTATTAAACGTCGTGATGGTTTATTCGCTTATAACCTTGCGGTGGTTCTAGATGATATTGACCAAGGCGTGACTGAAGTAGTGCGCGGCGCAGACTTAATTGAACCGACAGGCAGACAAATTAGTTTGTATAAAATGTTAGGGCAATCTCCTATCCATTATTTGCACTTGCCACTCGCCTTGGACGAAAACGGGCAGAAGTTGTCGAAACAGAACCACGCTCCGGCCATTGATAATAGCAATCCCAAGCCCGCATTATTAGAAGCGATGCACTTTCTCGGCTTCCAATTAGACCCGCATATTGAGCAGGGTAATTTAGATGAAATTATCGCTTGGGGGGTCGAAAACTGGCAGATTTGCCAACTACCAAACACAACCGAGATCACACCAAGATTCTCAAATCGCCCTCGGTAA
- the sfsA gene encoding DNA/RNA nuclease SfsA: protein MKFEPCLQSATLIKRYKRFLADITLDDGSERTIHCANTGAMTGCAAPGNRVWFSTSDNPKRKYPNSWEISETLTGDRICINTARANQLAVEGIESGVIQELQNYSQLRTEVKYGNENSRIDVLLSAPEQPNCYIEVKSVTLLDDHKQGQGYFPDAVTTRGQKHLRELAEMVKNGNRSVLLFIVLHSGIEKVSPAHHIDADYSQLLEKAIEQGVEILCYKADISHSEIKLVKAVDFSYLG, encoded by the coding sequence ATGAAGTTTGAACCTTGCCTACAATCAGCTACCTTAATTAAACGCTATAAACGTTTTTTAGCGGATATAACCCTAGATGATGGCAGCGAACGCACCATTCACTGCGCCAATACTGGGGCAATGACAGGGTGTGCAGCTCCCGGGAACAGAGTGTGGTTTTCTACCTCTGACAATCCTAAGCGCAAATACCCTAACAGTTGGGAAATAAGTGAAACGCTAACTGGCGATCGGATTTGTATCAACACAGCACGAGCGAATCAACTGGCTGTTGAAGGCATCGAGAGCGGTGTGATTCAAGAACTGCAAAACTATTCGCAACTGCGAACCGAGGTAAAATACGGTAATGAGAACAGTCGTATCGATGTATTGCTTAGCGCTCCAGAACAACCGAATTGCTACATTGAGGTCAAAAGCGTCACCTTGTTAGATGACCACAAACAAGGACAAGGTTATTTTCCTGATGCCGTCACCACAAGAGGTCAAAAGCACCTACGTGAACTCGCAGAAATGGTCAAAAATGGGAACCGTTCAGTACTTTTATTCATTGTTTTACATTCGGGGATTGAAAAAGTTTCCCCTGCCCACCATATAGACGCGGATTATTCACAATTACTGGAAAAAGCAATAGAACAAGGAGTGGAAATTTTGTGCTACAAAGCCGATATTTCCCATAGTGAGATAAAGCTCGTAAAGGCTGTAGATTTCAGTTATCTCGGCTAA
- the pcnB gene encoding polynucleotide adenylyltransferase PcnB, translated as MNRNDYTPSEPISFPELALNILTRQEHNISRKQISDNALKVLYRLHGAGFDAFLVGGGVRDLLLGQNPKDFDIATNATPEQIRQLFKNCRLIGRRFRLAHIMFGRDIVEVATFRGHHQEPSKNVSQQSKEGMLLRDNVYGTVDEDAERRDFTINAMYYSIANYAIHDYAGGIEDLEDKLIRLIGDPETRYREDPVRMLRAVRFAVKLDFDIEEDTAAPIEALSHLLKEIPAARLYEESLKMLQTGYGLETYHLMREYNLFQQLFPAVSEFFTNSYDSKTEQMLDLVLDSTDQRVEEGKRINPAFMFAAMLWYPLQAKADELMESRNLCHYDAVMEASNYILDDQVRSIAIPRRHTATIREIWQLQMRLPRRNGKRAFRLMELNKFRAGFDFLEMRGEIEGGDTEQLAKWWHTFQNAGRNMRQAMVNDLDSADSGKPSFRRRKSGNKKRSYRKSKSES; from the coding sequence ATGAATAGAAACGACTATACACCAAGTGAGCCAATCAGCTTTCCGGAGCTCGCTCTCAACATTTTAACTCGCCAAGAGCACAATATTTCGCGTAAGCAAATCAGCGATAATGCGCTGAAGGTACTTTACCGACTTCATGGTGCAGGCTTTGATGCCTTTCTTGTAGGAGGCGGTGTTCGCGATCTATTGCTAGGGCAAAACCCAAAAGATTTTGATATTGCGACTAACGCAACCCCAGAGCAAATTCGTCAGCTATTTAAGAACTGTCGTCTTATTGGTCGCCGCTTCCGCTTAGCGCACATTATGTTTGGCCGTGACATTGTTGAGGTGGCGACGTTCCGTGGCCATCACCAAGAGCCAAGTAAAAATGTGTCGCAGCAATCGAAAGAAGGCATGCTGCTACGTGACAACGTTTACGGTACCGTTGATGAAGACGCAGAACGTCGAGACTTCACCATCAACGCGATGTATTACAGCATCGCTAATTATGCGATCCACGATTACGCGGGTGGTATTGAAGACTTAGAAGACAAGCTCATTCGTCTAATTGGTGATCCTGAAACTCGCTATCGTGAAGATCCTGTACGTATGTTACGTGCGGTTCGTTTTGCCGTGAAACTCGACTTCGATATCGAAGAAGATACCGCAGCACCAATTGAGGCTCTTTCTCATCTGCTGAAAGAGATCCCTGCTGCACGCCTGTACGAAGAATCCCTAAAAATGCTACAAACAGGTTATGGCTTAGAAACGTACCATCTGATGCGTGAGTACAACTTGTTCCAGCAACTTTTCCCTGCTGTATCTGAGTTTTTCACCAACAGTTACGACTCGAAAACAGAGCAAATGCTTGACCTTGTACTGGATTCAACCGATCAGCGCGTTGAAGAAGGCAAACGAATCAATCCAGCATTTATGTTTGCTGCAATGTTGTGGTATCCACTACAAGCAAAAGCCGATGAGTTGATGGAGTCACGTAATCTTTGTCATTACGATGCGGTCATGGAAGCAAGCAATTACATTCTTGATGATCAAGTTCGTTCGATTGCGATTCCCCGCCGTCACACTGCGACCATTCGTGAAATTTGGCAGCTGCAAATGCGCTTACCACGCCGCAACGGTAAACGTGCATTCCGCTTAATGGAACTGAATAAGTTCCGTGCCGGTTTTGATTTCCTCGAAATGCGTGGTGAAATTGAAGGTGGTGATACGGAACAACTCGCGAAATGGTGGCACACATTCCAAAATGCGGGTCGCAATATGCGTCAAGCGATGGTCAATGACTTAGACAGCGCTGACTCAGGCAAACCAAGTTTCCGTCGTCGCAAGAGCGGCAATAAAAAACGCAGCTATCGCAAGAGTAAAAGCGAGTCATGA
- the hrpB gene encoding ATP-dependent helicase HrpB produces MSQLPIEGVMPALISAVRSASQVILKAAPGAGKSTYFPLQLLTQGVVSGKIIMLEPRRLAARNIAHFLAKQLGEKVGQRVGYRVRGEVKVSQETQLEIVTEGIMTRMIQSDPELTGVDLIIFDEFHERSIHADMGLALCLEIQEALRDDLKLVVMSATLDQQALSHLMPEADYVESQGRSFPVEFRYQPLKPNERFVDVMVKQIHTLMAHEQGSLLAFLPGVGSIFQVQERLTDLAADIEICPLYGQLNFAQQQAAIQPAPTGKRKVVLATNIAETSLTIEGIRLVVDSGLERVAKFDLKTGITKLDQVRIAQSSAEQRAGRAGRIEAGVCLRLYSENQLTQQPYVPSAEILHSDLAPLAMELAQWGCFDVNELRWLDVPANSALTQARALLISLGLMDAKYQLTAVGKKVHQLGLEPRTGSMLVHALAHDAWQNSALALAALLEEPERNVVDFAHSVQRLQLNKHSKQKVVMARAQNLAHKLNLQFKLADLDERLMPVLLALAFPDRVAQRRAHSERFLLANGHGAQCREGEQLSDSEYLVAIDLMRSQGDSALIYSAIALDIHQLRDELADKFEQLDVVDWDDKRGKLTAEQRLYWQKLIVDSKELPAPDAEKTTQALLNYVQRQGLTCLNWNDAANELLARIRCGIEWMPEQDWPAFDDKALLDNLPLWLEPYMVGIKSAKALQQVNLTEALSAYLAWPLNQEIDHWLPTHFQLPTGSRKKIDYRVGHEPVLSVRMQEVFGEQSSPTVALGKKTVVLELLSPAQRPLQRTSNLASFWSGAYQDVKKEMKGRYPKHVWPDDPANHIATTKTKRQFNQ; encoded by the coding sequence TTGTCACAACTGCCAATTGAAGGCGTGATGCCTGCGCTGATCAGTGCGGTGCGCAGCGCGTCTCAAGTTATTCTTAAAGCTGCCCCTGGTGCGGGTAAATCGACCTACTTCCCGTTACAGCTGCTCACGCAAGGCGTGGTATCTGGCAAAATAATTATGTTAGAGCCGCGTCGATTGGCAGCACGCAACATTGCCCATTTTTTAGCCAAGCAATTAGGCGAAAAAGTGGGGCAACGTGTTGGTTATCGTGTTCGTGGTGAAGTAAAAGTAAGCCAAGAGACTCAGCTAGAGATTGTGACAGAAGGGATCATGACCCGCATGATCCAAAGCGATCCTGAACTTACTGGTGTTGACTTGATTATCTTTGATGAATTTCATGAACGCAGTATTCATGCTGACATGGGATTGGCACTCTGTTTAGAGATTCAAGAAGCATTGCGTGATGATCTTAAGTTGGTGGTCATGTCTGCGACTCTCGACCAGCAAGCTCTATCTCACTTGATGCCTGAGGCCGATTATGTTGAGTCACAGGGGCGTAGCTTTCCCGTCGAATTTCGTTATCAGCCTCTCAAACCGAATGAGCGCTTCGTCGATGTGATGGTGAAGCAAATTCATACCCTGATGGCGCATGAGCAAGGCTCACTATTAGCGTTTTTACCCGGCGTTGGTAGCATTTTTCAGGTGCAAGAACGCTTAACTGATCTCGCGGCAGATATCGAGATTTGCCCTCTCTATGGGCAACTAAACTTTGCGCAACAGCAAGCGGCAATCCAACCAGCCCCCACAGGTAAGCGCAAGGTCGTATTGGCGACCAATATCGCTGAAACTTCGCTTACGATTGAGGGGATTCGCCTTGTCGTTGATTCTGGTTTAGAGCGGGTAGCCAAGTTTGATTTGAAAACCGGTATCACCAAGTTGGATCAGGTTCGGATTGCTCAATCATCGGCAGAGCAACGGGCGGGGCGTGCTGGCCGGATTGAAGCGGGTGTGTGCTTACGCCTCTACAGTGAAAACCAGCTTACTCAACAGCCTTATGTACCCAGTGCAGAAATTTTGCATTCTGACTTAGCTCCGCTTGCCATGGAGCTCGCGCAATGGGGGTGTTTTGATGTCAACGAGCTCCGTTGGTTGGATGTGCCAGCGAATAGTGCACTTACCCAAGCAAGGGCATTACTCATTTCTCTTGGGCTTATGGATGCAAAATACCAACTCACAGCAGTGGGTAAAAAAGTGCATCAGCTAGGGTTGGAGCCTCGTACTGGCTCAATGTTGGTCCATGCTTTGGCGCATGACGCATGGCAAAATAGTGCGCTTGCCCTTGCCGCTTTACTCGAAGAGCCAGAGCGCAATGTGGTGGATTTTGCTCACAGTGTTCAGCGGTTGCAGTTGAACAAGCACAGTAAGCAAAAAGTGGTGATGGCACGTGCGCAAAACCTCGCGCACAAACTTAACCTGCAATTCAAATTAGCCGACTTGGATGAGCGCTTGATGCCTGTGTTACTTGCGTTAGCCTTTCCCGACCGTGTGGCTCAACGTCGAGCTCATAGCGAGCGTTTCTTGCTTGCAAATGGGCATGGTGCGCAATGCCGAGAAGGGGAGCAACTGAGTGACAGCGAGTATCTTGTCGCAATTGATCTGATGCGTAGCCAAGGGGACTCTGCTCTAATTTACTCTGCCATCGCCTTAGATATCCATCAATTACGTGATGAGTTGGCAGACAAGTTTGAGCAACTAGACGTTGTTGATTGGGATGATAAACGCGGTAAGTTGACAGCAGAGCAGCGTTTGTATTGGCAAAAACTCATCGTGGACAGTAAAGAGCTTCCTGCTCCAGATGCGGAGAAAACGACACAGGCTTTACTTAATTATGTTCAGCGCCAAGGATTAACTTGCCTGAATTGGAATGATGCTGCCAATGAGCTTTTGGCGCGTATTCGTTGTGGGATTGAGTGGATGCCAGAGCAAGATTGGCCTGCCTTTGATGACAAAGCGTTACTCGATAATTTGCCCTTGTGGCTTGAACCCTATATGGTTGGCATCAAATCCGCCAAGGCACTGCAGCAAGTGAACCTTACTGAGGCGCTATCGGCCTATTTAGCTTGGCCACTTAACCAAGAAATTGACCACTGGCTACCCACTCATTTTCAACTGCCCACAGGCAGTAGAAAGAAGATCGATTACCGAGTGGGGCATGAGCCAGTGCTATCAGTACGGATGCAAGAGGTATTTGGGGAGCAGAGCTCTCCCACGGTCGCATTGGGGAAAAAGACCGTCGTACTTGAATTGCTATCTCCCGCACAGCGCCCACTTCAAAGAACCAGTAATCTTGCAAGTTTTTGGTCAGGGGCGTATCAAGACGTTAAAAAAGAGATGAAAGGTCGTTATCCTAAGCACGTTTGGCCGGATGACCCTGCTAATCATATTGCAACAACCAAAACCAAAAGACAGTTCAATCAGTAA
- a CDS encoding ABC transporter permease, whose translation MYQLYWTAFCSLLTKEVNRFTRIWVQTLVPPAITMTLYFIIFGSLIGSRIGEMNGFSYMEYIVPGLIMMSVITNSYSNVASSFFSSKFQRNIEELLVAPVPNYVIILGFVMGGVVRGLLVGTIVTFVSLLFVDLQVEHWGIIIATVFMTSVVFSLGGLINAVFARTFDDISIIPTFVLTPLTYLGGVFYSISLLPEFWQGVSKINPIVYMVNAFRYGFLGVSDVGIGMSFAVLSIFVVALYAVAHYLVTKGIGLRS comes from the coding sequence ATGTATCAACTTTACTGGACGGCCTTTTGTAGTTTATTAACTAAAGAGGTGAATCGCTTCACGCGTATTTGGGTGCAAACCTTAGTTCCTCCCGCGATCACCATGACGCTTTATTTCATTATTTTCGGTAGCTTAATTGGCTCGCGCATTGGTGAAATGAATGGCTTTAGTTACATGGAATATATCGTGCCGGGCTTGATTATGATGTCGGTGATCACCAACTCGTATTCAAATGTTGCTTCGTCATTTTTTAGCTCTAAGTTCCAACGCAATATCGAAGAGTTGTTAGTGGCGCCAGTGCCAAACTACGTCATCATATTGGGCTTTGTGATGGGCGGTGTTGTGCGGGGTTTATTGGTGGGTACGATTGTGACGTTTGTTTCGTTGCTGTTTGTTGACCTGCAAGTAGAGCATTGGGGAATTATTATTGCTACGGTGTTTATGACCTCAGTTGTGTTCTCGCTTGGCGGATTAATCAATGCGGTGTTTGCACGTACCTTTGATGATATTTCGATTATCCCGACATTTGTATTAACACCGCTTACTTATCTAGGTGGGGTGTTTTATTCAATCAGCTTGTTACCCGAGTTTTGGCAAGGTGTATCGAAAATCAACCCAATCGTCTACATGGTCAATGCTTTCCGCTACGGTTTTCTTGGGGTTTCAGACGTCGGTATCGGTATGTCATTTGCGGTACTGAGTATCTTTGTGGTTGCTCTGTATGCCGTGGCTCATTATTTAGTGACCAAAGGGATAGGATTGCGTTCGTAG
- the panB gene encoding 3-methyl-2-oxobutanoate hydroxymethyltransferase: MKKISINDLMKWKQEGRKFASSTAYDASFAQLFEQQEMPVLLVGDSLGMVLQGESTTLPVTVDDIAYHTRCVRAGSPNSLLMADMPFMSYATPEQACENAGKLMRAGANMVKIEGGDWLVDTVKMLTERAVPVCAHLGLTPQSVNIFGGFKVQGREQDKADRMVRDALALQEAGAQIVLLECVPSELAARITEVLDVPVIGIGTGNVTDGQILVMHDMFGISANYMPKFSKNFLAETGDLRTAVTKYIQDVETGAFPDEAHTIA; the protein is encoded by the coding sequence ATGAAAAAAATCAGTATCAACGACCTGATGAAGTGGAAACAAGAAGGTCGTAAATTCGCTTCTTCTACTGCGTACGACGCAAGCTTTGCTCAACTGTTTGAGCAACAAGAGATGCCGGTTTTATTGGTCGGCGACTCTCTGGGCATGGTTCTACAAGGTGAATCAACTACTTTACCTGTGACTGTAGACGATATTGCTTACCACACGCGCTGTGTGCGCGCTGGTAGCCCGAACAGCCTTTTAATGGCTGATATGCCATTTATGAGCTACGCAACGCCTGAGCAAGCGTGTGAGAACGCTGGTAAGCTTATGCGCGCGGGTGCCAATATGGTTAAGATCGAAGGTGGTGATTGGTTAGTTGATACCGTGAAGATGCTCACCGAGCGCGCCGTACCAGTTTGTGCCCATTTAGGCTTAACACCACAATCTGTGAATATTTTTGGTGGCTTCAAGGTTCAAGGCCGTGAACAAGACAAAGCTGACCGTATGGTTCGTGATGCATTAGCACTGCAAGAAGCTGGCGCGCAAATCGTTCTGCTTGAATGCGTGCCATCGGAACTCGCTGCGCGTATTACTGAAGTTCTTGATGTACCTGTAATTGGTATCGGTACGGGTAATGTCACGGACGGTCAAATTCTCGTGATGCACGATATGTTCGGCATTTCGGCTAACTACATGCCAAAATTCTCAAAAAACTTCCTTGCTGAAACTGGCGATTTGCGCACAGCAGTAACAAAATACATTCAAGATGTGGAAACTGGCGCTTTCCCTGACGAAGCTCATACGATTGCCTAG
- the folK gene encoding 2-amino-4-hydroxy-6-hydroxymethyldihydropteridine diphosphokinase, whose translation MITAYIAVGSNLADPVAQAKAAIDALKTLPKSALIQASQLYSSSPMGPQDQPDYINAVVAIKTELTPLELLDCTQAIELEQGRVRKDERWGPRTLDLDIILYGNEVIDSERLVVPHYGMKEREFVLYPLVEIAPNLTLPDGTELTQLLTQVDRNGLSVWQS comes from the coding sequence ATGATTACTGCCTATATTGCTGTCGGGAGTAACCTTGCCGATCCTGTTGCCCAAGCGAAAGCTGCGATTGATGCTTTGAAAACGCTGCCAAAGTCAGCGTTGATCCAGGCTTCACAGTTGTACAGCAGCTCGCCAATGGGGCCGCAAGACCAACCCGACTACATCAATGCAGTCGTGGCGATTAAAACCGAATTAACGCCACTTGAACTGCTCGATTGCACTCAAGCGATCGAGTTAGAGCAAGGGCGAGTCCGTAAAGATGAGCGTTGGGGCCCAAGAACCTTAGACCTAGATATTATTCTTTATGGCAATGAAGTGATCGATTCCGAGCGCCTAGTCGTCCCACATTATGGGATGAAAGAACGTGAATTTGTTCTCTATCCGCTCGTAGAAATCGCACCTAATTTAACTCTCCCTGATGGGACTGAGCTGACGCAGTTACTTACCCAAGTTGACCGCAATGGGCTCAGCGTTTGGCAGTCATAG
- the dksA gene encoding RNA polymerase-binding protein DksA → MPESKKKALGILAIAGVEPYQEKPGEEYMSPEQVAHFTKILTAWRNQLREEVERTVHHMQDEAANFPDPVDRASQEEEFSLELRNRDRERRLIKKIEKTLNKLEDDDFGFCESCGIEIGIRRLEARPTADLCIDCKTLAEIKERQMQG, encoded by the coding sequence ATGCCAGAATCGAAGAAAAAAGCGCTAGGCATCCTAGCCATTGCAGGTGTTGAGCCATATCAAGAAAAGCCGGGTGAAGAATACATGTCACCTGAGCAAGTGGCTCACTTTACAAAGATTTTAACAGCTTGGCGCAACCAGCTACGTGAAGAAGTAGAGCGTACTGTGCACCATATGCAAGATGAAGCGGCAAACTTTCCGGATCCCGTTGACCGTGCTTCTCAGGAAGAAGAATTCAGCCTAGAACTACGTAACCGTGACCGTGAACGTCGCTTGATCAAGAAGATCGAAAAAACATTGAACAAATTGGAAGATGATGATTTCGGCTTCTGTGAGTCTTGCGGTATTGAGATTGGCATTCGTCGCCTAGAGGCACGTCCAACGGCTGATCTATGTATCGACTGTAAAACTCTTGCAGAGATCAAAGAGAGACAGATGCAAGGTTAA
- the panC gene encoding pantoate--beta-alanine ligase — protein sequence MQTFTEISALREQIKQYKRDGRKIAFVPTMGNLHDGHLTLTRKAREVADIVVVSIFVNPMQFERADDLNNYPRTLEDDLSKLNGEGVDLVFTPTPDVIYPEGLDKQTFVDVPGLSSMLEGASRPGHFRGVSTIVTKLFNIITPDVACFGEKDYQQLAIIRKMVEDMAMDIEIIGVPTVREMDGLAMSSRNGLLTLDERQRAPVLARTMRWISSAIRGGRVDYASIVEDASDQLRAAGLQPDEIFIRDTRTLLPITAETTQAVILMSAFLGKARLIDNQTVDMTGEAVEDSSEG from the coding sequence ATGCAAACATTTACTGAGATTTCAGCTCTTCGTGAGCAGATCAAACAGTACAAGCGTGACGGGCGCAAAATCGCTTTCGTACCAACGATGGGGAATCTGCATGATGGACACCTCACTTTGACACGCAAAGCACGCGAAGTTGCGGATATCGTTGTGGTGAGCATCTTTGTTAACCCAATGCAGTTTGAACGTGCCGATGACCTCAACAACTACCCTCGTACTTTGGAAGATGATCTCAGTAAACTGAACGGTGAAGGGGTTGATTTAGTTTTCACTCCAACACCGGATGTTATTTACCCTGAAGGGCTAGACAAGCAGACATTTGTTGATGTTCCTGGCTTGTCCAGCATGCTAGAGGGTGCTTCACGTCCGGGTCACTTCCGTGGTGTATCCACTATCGTGACTAAGCTGTTTAACATCATCACACCTGATGTAGCATGCTTTGGCGAAAAAGATTATCAACAGTTGGCAATCATCCGCAAGATGGTCGAAGACATGGCGATGGACATTGAGATCATCGGTGTGCCTACCGTTCGAGAAATGGATGGACTAGCGATGAGCTCGCGTAATGGTCTATTGACGCTTGATGAACGCCAACGTGCCCCAGTTTTAGCTCGCACTATGCGTTGGATCAGCAGCGCTATCCGCGGTGGTCGCGTTGATTACGCATCCATTGTTGAAGATGCGAGCGATCAACTTCGTGCTGCGGGTTTACAGCCTGATGAGATCTTTATCCGCGATACTCGCACCTTACTGCCGATCACCGCAGAAACCACGCAAGCCGTGATTCTAATGTCAGCGTTCCTTGGTAAAGCTCGTCTTATCGACAACCAAACCGTTGATATGACAGGTGAAGCTGTCGAAGATAGCTCTGAAGGCTAA